The proteins below come from a single Phycisphaeraceae bacterium genomic window:
- a CDS encoding UvrD-helicase domain-containing protein: MSRNPERDLLADLTEPQREAVTTTEGPLLVLAAAGSGKTRVITRRIAYLVGIGVPPWSICALTFTNKAAGEMRERAEHLLAGAGERSMRGLTVMTFHALCARLLRRHAEESGIAGLKSDFAIYDTSDQTAVVKRVIGDLGLTTKNWPVASVRAAISRAKNDLMDASAYTAGAGDFASKQVAKIYTAYETAMRRAGAIDFDDLLLLTARMLRENDQVRRACNQRWSYLMVDEYQDTNHAQFLIAGALAGENNPNICVVGDPDQAIYSWRGADISNILEFEERYPNARTIALGENFRSTAPILAAADRLIKHNVERKDKPLFTSRAGGEKPTVVLCRDERHEGDVVADFLRLHAENGIAWKSMAVFYRTNALSRVIEDALRTSAIPYTIARGTAFYEREEVRHALAYLRVIANPADDVALGRIVNTPARGIGKTTLAALEDRGAALRVPLFEAMRGVQDTPGLTQRAGAAVGRFVELIDGWTGAGTFMGASVAGTLHDLVERVIKESGLEKHYDGQAKASGLASDEERLDNLSELVSSARAFEDEFDPTADPAAEFEIGDGAQAVLADAPPLLAMLRAFLESVALVADADAVDPEQGAVTLMTLHAAKGLEFACAAMIGLETGMLPHSRAAESPSDMEEERRLAFVGITRAMQHLLMTSARYRTIRGVTERMIPSRFIEEIGEDLVRLSDQMGGGYETGEQEWSSGATRRGVTGGSVGDMPAVPRPTVSASGFKAGMLVRHPQFGLGEVLSVQGGSNARAQIRFRQVGVKTLVLEYARLKRADG, encoded by the coding sequence TTGAGCCGAAATCCCGAACGCGACCTGCTCGCGGACCTGACCGAACCCCAACGCGAGGCCGTGACCACGACCGAAGGGCCGCTGCTGGTGCTTGCGGCTGCGGGCTCGGGCAAGACGCGCGTCATCACCCGTCGCATCGCGTATCTCGTGGGGATCGGCGTGCCGCCGTGGTCGATCTGTGCGCTGACATTCACGAACAAGGCGGCCGGGGAGATGCGCGAGCGAGCCGAGCATCTGCTCGCGGGGGCTGGCGAGCGCAGTATGCGCGGGCTGACGGTGATGACGTTTCACGCGTTGTGCGCCCGATTGCTGCGGAGGCACGCGGAGGAATCGGGCATCGCGGGGCTCAAGTCGGACTTTGCGATCTATGACACCAGCGATCAGACAGCGGTGGTCAAGCGCGTGATCGGAGATCTGGGACTGACGACCAAGAACTGGCCGGTTGCGTCGGTGCGTGCAGCGATCAGCCGGGCCAAGAACGACCTGATGGATGCATCGGCGTACACGGCCGGGGCTGGGGACTTTGCGTCGAAGCAAGTGGCGAAGATCTATACGGCTTACGAGACGGCGATGCGGCGCGCGGGCGCGATCGACTTCGACGATCTGCTGCTGCTGACGGCCAGGATGCTGCGCGAGAATGACCAGGTGCGTCGCGCGTGCAATCAGCGCTGGTCGTATCTGATGGTCGATGAATATCAGGACACGAACCATGCGCAGTTTCTCATCGCGGGTGCGCTGGCGGGCGAGAACAACCCCAACATCTGCGTCGTGGGCGATCCGGATCAGGCGATCTATTCGTGGCGCGGTGCGGATATCAGTAACATCCTCGAGTTCGAGGAGCGGTATCCCAACGCGAGGACGATTGCGCTGGGCGAGAACTTTCGATCGACTGCGCCGATTCTGGCAGCGGCCGATCGGCTCATCAAGCACAACGTCGAGCGCAAGGACAAGCCGCTGTTCACCTCGCGCGCCGGGGGCGAGAAGCCGACGGTGGTGCTCTGTCGCGATGAGCGGCACGAGGGCGACGTGGTGGCGGACTTTCTGCGCCTGCACGCGGAGAACGGGATCGCGTGGAAGTCGATGGCGGTGTTCTATCGCACGAACGCGCTGTCGCGTGTCATCGAAGACGCGCTGCGCACGAGCGCGATCCCGTACACGATCGCACGCGGGACGGCGTTTTATGAGCGAGAGGAAGTGCGTCACGCCCTGGCGTATCTGCGCGTGATCGCCAATCCGGCTGACGATGTGGCCCTCGGGCGGATTGTCAACACTCCGGCCCGCGGGATCGGCAAGACGACGCTGGCGGCACTTGAGGATCGGGGTGCGGCGCTGCGTGTGCCGCTGTTCGAAGCCATGCGGGGCGTGCAGGACACGCCCGGACTGACGCAACGTGCTGGTGCGGCGGTCGGGCGGTTTGTAGAGTTGATTGACGGCTGGACTGGCGCTGGAACATTCATGGGCGCGAGTGTGGCGGGGACGCTGCACGATCTGGTCGAACGTGTCATCAAGGAGTCGGGGCTCGAAAAGCACTACGACGGCCAAGCCAAGGCGAGCGGGTTGGCGTCGGACGAAGAGCGGCTGGACAATCTGTCTGAACTGGTCTCCTCGGCGCGGGCGTTCGAGGACGAGTTCGACCCGACGGCGGACCCCGCAGCGGAGTTCGAGATCGGGGATGGGGCGCAGGCGGTGCTGGCTGACGCTCCGCCTCTGCTTGCGATGCTGCGGGCATTTCTTGAATCGGTCGCGCTGGTTGCCGATGCCGATGCGGTGGACCCGGAGCAGGGGGCGGTGACGCTGATGACACTGCACGCGGCCAAGGGACTCGAGTTTGCATGCGCCGCGATGATCGGGCTTGAAACGGGCATGTTGCCGCACAGCCGGGCGGCCGAGTCGCCTTCGGACATGGAAGAAGAGCGGCGGCTGGCGTTCGTGGGCATCACGCGCGCGATGCAGCATCTGCTGATGACCAGCGCGCGGTACCGCACGATTCGCGGAGTGACCGAGCGCATGATCCCGAGCCGGTTTATCGAGGAGATCGGGGAGGATCTGGTTCGGCTGAGCGACCAGATGGGCGGGGGCTATGAGACTGGCGAACAGGAGTGGTCATCGGGCGCGACGCGGCGAGGAGTAACTGGAGGAAGCGTTGGCGACATGCCTGCGGTACCGAGGCCGACGGTTTCTGCGTCGGGGTTCAAGGCAGGGATGCTGGTGCGGCACCCGCAGTTCGGGCTGGGCGAGGTGCTCAGCGTGCAGGGCGGGAGCAACGCGCGGGCGCAGATTCGATTTCGGCAAGTTGGCGTCAAGACGCTGGTGCTGGAGTATGCGCGTCTGAAGCGTGCCGATGGGTGA
- a CDS encoding 1-acyl-sn-glycerol-3-phosphate acyltransferase gives MADTSRSTVPTVPKVPKDTWWRALGYWIVLFSARLTLRVLFRARWLHVDRIPRRGAVLLAGNHQSYLDPPMVATAITKRRICFLARAGLFESTLFGRLISFLNSVPVSEEGSDLVAMRTVIELLEKDQAVLIFPEGSRTETGRVGEFKRGAALLIKRTHCPIVPFAIEGAYDAWPRGQSKPRLFRSRVWVMFAEPIEHDDLMQNGQEAAMLRLRDESVRLRAELRRKMQLPPLDDTLVAEQDTPQDRS, from the coding sequence ATGGCCGACACTTCGCGATCCACAGTGCCCACGGTTCCAAAGGTTCCCAAAGACACCTGGTGGCGTGCGCTGGGATACTGGATCGTGCTCTTTTCAGCACGGCTGACCCTGCGTGTGCTCTTTCGCGCGCGGTGGCTTCATGTTGATCGCATCCCGCGTCGGGGCGCGGTGCTGCTGGCGGGGAATCATCAGTCCTATCTCGATCCGCCAATGGTCGCCACGGCCATCACCAAACGTCGCATCTGCTTCCTTGCTCGTGCGGGACTGTTCGAATCAACGCTCTTCGGGCGTCTCATCTCGTTTCTCAACTCGGTGCCTGTCAGTGAAGAAGGCAGCGATCTGGTTGCGATGCGAACGGTCATCGAACTGCTCGAAAAGGATCAGGCGGTCCTGATTTTTCCGGAAGGATCGCGCACCGAAACCGGCCGGGTGGGGGAGTTCAAGCGCGGCGCAGCCCTGCTTATTAAACGCACACACTGCCCGATCGTGCCATTCGCGATCGAAGGCGCGTACGACGCCTGGCCTCGCGGGCAAAGCAAGCCACGTTTGTTTCGCTCTCGCGTCTGGGTCATGTTCGCTGAGCCGATCGAACATGATGATTTGATGCAAAACGGTCAGGAAGCAGCCATGCTTCGGCTACGCGACGAGTCGGTGAGGTTGCGTGCCGAGTTGCGCAGGAAGATGCAACTTCCTCCGCTCGATGACACGCTAGTTGCTGAGCAGGACACGCCGCAGGATCGGTCATAA
- the cmk gene encoding (d)CMP kinase, whose translation MTTAILELARLRPEWRVPDDQQIIITIDGPAGTGKSTVARLLAHRLGLDFLDTGAMYRAATAIAIDRGIDPADIDTLCRVVVDADLHFDWTADPPTMLAWLQPMDARIRDADVTALVSVVAAIGKLREHMVRKQRIIAEQHPRLVTEGRDQGSIVFPDAAIKFYLDASPEIRTRRRAEQMRADGREVDESQLLEEIIERDRIDSTRHDGPLICPEDAIVIDTSTLEIPGVIARLESTVRERVVALRQG comes from the coding sequence ATGACCACAGCAATCCTTGAACTGGCTCGCTTACGACCGGAGTGGCGTGTGCCTGACGATCAACAGATCATCATCACCATCGACGGCCCGGCCGGAACCGGGAAATCGACTGTCGCCCGATTACTCGCCCACCGCCTGGGGCTTGATTTTCTCGATACCGGCGCGATGTACCGCGCAGCAACCGCCATCGCGATCGACCGCGGCATCGATCCAGCCGACATCGACACGCTTTGCCGCGTGGTGGTCGATGCCGATCTGCACTTTGACTGGACTGCCGATCCGCCGACCATGCTCGCGTGGCTTCAGCCGATGGACGCCCGAATCAGGGATGCGGACGTGACGGCACTGGTCTCTGTCGTGGCCGCCATCGGCAAACTGCGTGAGCACATGGTCCGCAAGCAGCGCATCATCGCCGAGCAGCATCCGCGTCTGGTGACCGAAGGCCGCGATCAGGGGTCGATCGTCTTCCCGGATGCAGCAATCAAGTTCTATCTCGACGCTTCGCCCGAGATTCGTACGCGCCGTCGGGCCGAGCAGATGCGAGCCGATGGTCGCGAGGTCGATGAATCGCAGCTGCTCGAAGAGATCATCGAGCGAGACCGTATTGATTCGACGCGGCACGATGGACCGTTGATCTGCCCAGAGGACGCGATCGTCATCGACACATCGACGCTGGAAATCCCGGGCGTGATCGCGAGACTCGAGAGCACCGTGCGCGAGCGGGTTGTCGCGTTGAGGCAGGGCTAA